From Pedobacter indicus, a single genomic window includes:
- a CDS encoding ORF6N domain-containing protein has product MENKKVIIPDEIVISKIYYIRGQKVMLDSDLAELYGVETRRLNEQVNRNKDRFPEDFMFRLNEEEFQTLMSQIATSKRGGRRKLPYVFTEHGVLMLSSVLNSKQAIEVNIQIMRIFTKIRQMLADNTEIRLEVERIKNKLENQDKNMEIVFKYLDELLEKSNKPSPPRKRIGFKPDDL; this is encoded by the coding sequence ATGGAAAATAAGAAAGTGATTATTCCCGACGAAATTGTGATCAGTAAGATTTATTATATCAGGGGGCAGAAAGTTATGTTGGACAGTGATCTGGCCGAATTATATGGAGTTGAGACCAGGCGATTGAATGAGCAGGTCAACAGGAATAAAGACCGTTTCCCCGAGGATTTTATGTTCAGATTGAATGAGGAAGAGTTTCAAACTTTGATGTCGCAAATTGCGACATCAAAACGAGGAGGCAGAAGAAAGTTGCCTTATGTGTTCACAGAACATGGTGTTTTGATGCTTTCAAGCGTATTAAACAGCAAACAAGCTATCGAAGTAAACATTCAAATTATGCGCATTTTCACGAAGATCCGCCAGATGCTTGCCGATAACACAGAGATTCGTCTGGAAGTTGAAAGAATAAAGAACAAGTTGGAGAATCAGGATAAAAACATGGAGATCGTTTTTAAATATCTGGATGAATTATTGGAAAAATCTAATAAACCAAGCCCGCCAAGAAAACGGATTGGTTTTAAACCGGATGACTTGTAA
- a CDS encoding restriction endonuclease has translation MEEDIHNHNIQKSESPSEDSFFNRTEYSLLLEYALTDGFKEYSKEDTKSKNGLITTVTSVVQGFFIDDNKTRAIISDVANPQLIPEKISNQIQNLISIDHIYEGYEYLLVKTRDKIFTFNIQLYYSIKELVRLMDLYVSCKTEKFLTNKDGTLLVLDTGQTKFLISGMITSETQEIERAILTSKLEEAKPFFEFKAVKKVDWSRLKNNKGEYFEKLTETLLPLEPNLTDIKPIGKTNASDRGRDFLVIEKSFDTFGNPLEKKWLIQCKFSEKSISPKTIPDWVNRIVEHEADGYWLITNNDLTPDLFDQLNDVPKNKHYKFETRVWQRNTFDIKLATRPEAFVTGLYFD, from the coding sequence ATGGAGGAAGATATACATAACCACAACATACAAAAGTCTGAAAGTCCTAGTGAAGATAGTTTTTTTAATAGAACAGAATACTCTCTTTTGTTAGAATATGCTTTAACTGATGGATTTAAGGAATATTCAAAAGAAGATACAAAGAGTAAAAACGGCTTAATCACTACAGTAACTAGTGTTGTTCAAGGTTTTTTTATTGATGATAATAAAACAAGAGCTATTATTAGTGATGTTGCTAATCCGCAATTAATTCCTGAAAAGATTTCAAATCAAATACAAAATCTTATTTCAATAGACCATATTTATGAAGGTTATGAATATTTACTTGTAAAAACCAGAGACAAAATTTTTACTTTCAATATTCAACTTTATTATAGTATTAAAGAGTTAGTTCGGTTGATGGACTTGTATGTAAGTTGTAAAACTGAAAAATTCTTAACTAATAAAGACGGGACACTTTTAGTTTTGGACACTGGTCAGACAAAGTTCTTAATTTCGGGTATGATTACATCTGAAACACAAGAAATCGAACGAGCCATACTAACTTCAAAACTCGAGGAAGCTAAACCTTTCTTTGAGTTTAAAGCGGTTAAAAAAGTTGATTGGTCAAGATTAAAAAACAACAAAGGAGAATATTTTGAAAAACTGACGGAAACATTATTGCCCTTAGAGCCAAATCTTACTGATATTAAGCCAATCGGGAAAACTAACGCCTCAGATAGGGGGAGAGATTTTCTAGTTATAGAAAAAAGTTTTGACACTTTTGGCAATCCACTCGAAAAAAAATGGTTGATACAATGTAAATTTTCAGAAAAAAGTATTTCTCCAAAAACAATTCCTGATTGGGTTAACAGGATAGTTGAACACGAAGCAGATGGATACTGGTTAATTACAAATAATGACCTTACACCAGATTTGTTCGACCAATTAAATGATGTTCCTAAGAACAAGCATTATAAATTTGAGACAAGAGTATGGCAGAGAAATACATTTGACATAAAATTAGCTACAAGACCAGAAGCATTTGTTACTGGACTTTATTTTGATTAA
- a CDS encoding site-specific integrase has product MRSANTFGVHFILRMNKAKNDTAPIYVRIAVNGERIEMSLKKKVKVSDWNLSRGIAKTKNTDLKILNGFLEQVRGALSGYYQEMVMAKKLITPEAIKNMYLGITEQKNTLQSLIDYHNLHMKEVLAYGTMKNYYTTERYLKEFVVKQFKKQDIYLSELDYQFITNLEHFLRTYEPADHHKSMSNNGVMKHLERFRKMVRLAVKLGWLDKNPFELYKLKVQKVERGFLTSDELTKIEEKDFTVQRIQYAKDLFVFSCYTGIAYIDVMQLTPENIVLGIDGNRWIKSHREKTDTSIHVPILRQAAEIIGKYQDHPRAVAKGTLFPVISNQKLNSYLKEVADLCGIKKHLTFHLARHTFATTVTLSNGVPIETVSKMLGHTTIRTTQIYAKVIERKVSQDMTNLQNLLQKNEKSNLKVLKA; this is encoded by the coding sequence ATGAGATCAGCAAACACGTTCGGTGTTCATTTCATTTTGAGAATGAACAAAGCAAAAAATGATACCGCCCCGATTTACGTACGAATCGCGGTGAATGGAGAGAGGATCGAGATGTCCCTCAAGAAAAAAGTAAAAGTCTCTGACTGGAACCTTTCAAGAGGTATTGCGAAAACCAAAAATACAGACCTGAAAATCCTCAATGGGTTTCTGGAACAAGTGAGGGGAGCCTTATCGGGGTATTACCAAGAAATGGTCATGGCGAAAAAACTGATTACCCCTGAAGCGATCAAGAATATGTATCTCGGTATAACAGAACAAAAGAACACGCTCCAATCATTAATAGACTATCATAACCTTCATATGAAAGAAGTGTTGGCCTATGGTACGATGAAAAACTATTATACGACGGAAAGATATTTAAAAGAGTTTGTTGTCAAGCAATTCAAGAAACAGGACATCTATCTTTCTGAACTGGATTACCAGTTCATTACGAATTTAGAACATTTCCTCAGAACCTATGAACCGGCCGATCATCACAAAAGTATGTCCAACAATGGGGTGATGAAACATTTGGAGCGGTTCCGGAAAATGGTACGTCTTGCCGTTAAACTCGGATGGTTGGATAAAAACCCATTTGAACTGTACAAACTGAAGGTGCAAAAAGTCGAGCGTGGATTTCTGACGAGCGACGAACTTACCAAGATCGAAGAAAAGGACTTTACAGTTCAGCGTATCCAATATGCTAAAGATCTGTTTGTATTCAGCTGTTATACCGGTATCGCCTATATTGATGTCATGCAATTGACCCCAGAGAATATTGTACTGGGGATCGACGGCAACCGGTGGATCAAATCCCATAGAGAAAAAACCGATACATCCATCCATGTTCCCATTTTGCGCCAAGCAGCCGAAATCATCGGGAAATACCAAGACCATCCACGGGCAGTTGCCAAGGGTACACTGTTCCCGGTGATCTCAAACCAAAAACTGAACAGCTACCTGAAAGAGGTGGCCGATCTTTGCGGCATCAAGAAGCATCTGACCTTCCATTTGGCGAGGCATACCTTTGCCACCACGGTTACCCTTTCAAATGGTGTCCCCATTGAAACAGTAAGCAAGATGCTCGGCCATACCACCATACGCACCACGCAAATCTATGCCAAGGTAATTGAACGAAAGGTAAGTCAGGATATGACAAACCTTCAAAATCTACTGCAGAAAAATGAGAAGAGTAATTTAAAAGTTTTGAAAGCTTAA
- a CDS encoding Eco57I restriction-modification methylase domain-containing protein, giving the protein MKNIFRYLESYSQLSLEVDKLIVSAFIELNDLKLTNNRFLRSYSISKRKSIKRGKLLKFIEIVRSEIEIFDIEKLIELFEFVISPSDRIVNGAIYTPSEIRDYIVAQSFRREGNGVANAKIADIACGCSGFLYTAAKELKRRTGNDYQHIFQHQIFGLDIQEYSVNRSKLLLSLLALSEGEDVEEFHFNIHTGDALIFNWNNVYENFQGFEIIVGNPPYVSARNLDVEAKENIKNWSVSTSGNPDLYIPFFQIGYENLAENGILGFITMNTFFKSLNGRALRKYFEDNNTSIRIIDFGTLQIFKSKSTYTCICFLEKAEQHFVEYYKSTKKELPTNRDQYSRINYQNLDAKKGWNLNDNVIISRIEATGTPFGEKYKTRHGIATLKNDIYIFKPVAEDDDYFYLQNGSLYPIEKGICKDILNSNKLSRDINFDTVIEKVLFPYNDEVKPKALDEDFLREKFPRAFEYLQVKKKILAGRDKGKGKYEKWFAFGRTQSLEKVGNKLFFPKFSDKIPSYLISNDDDLLFYNGQAIIGHSEEEMLLVKKILESRLFWYYIKTTSKPYSSDYYSLNGTYIKNFGIPEFTNDDIDFLINEPNQNIIDAFLEDYYDVQLNEELIPG; this is encoded by the coding sequence ATGAAAAATATATTCAGATATTTAGAGTCTTATTCACAGCTTTCGCTAGAAGTGGATAAACTCATTGTGTCTGCCTTTATTGAACTCAATGATTTGAAATTAACAAACAATCGATTTTTAAGAAGCTATTCAATCTCAAAACGAAAATCAATAAAAAGAGGAAAACTTTTAAAGTTTATTGAGATTGTACGGAGTGAAATTGAAATCTTTGATATTGAAAAACTCATTGAACTATTTGAATTTGTTATTTCTCCTTCAGATAGAATAGTAAATGGTGCAATATATACGCCTTCAGAAATTAGAGATTATATTGTTGCTCAATCTTTCCGTAGAGAGGGTAACGGAGTAGCCAATGCTAAAATAGCTGATATTGCGTGTGGTTGCTCAGGTTTTTTATATACTGCTGCAAAAGAGTTGAAAAGGAGAACAGGAAACGACTACCAACATATCTTTCAACATCAAATTTTCGGATTAGATATTCAAGAATATTCTGTTAACAGAAGTAAGCTATTGTTAAGTTTATTAGCACTATCCGAAGGTGAAGATGTAGAAGAGTTTCATTTTAATATCCATACAGGAGATGCTTTAATATTTAATTGGAATAATGTCTATGAGAATTTTCAAGGATTTGAAATCATTGTAGGAAATCCCCCATATGTTTCGGCAAGGAATCTGGATGTAGAAGCCAAAGAAAATATTAAAAATTGGTCAGTTAGTACATCGGGTAATCCTGATTTGTATATTCCTTTCTTTCAAATTGGTTATGAAAACCTTGCAGAAAATGGTATTCTTGGGTTTATCACAATGAATACTTTTTTCAAAAGTTTGAATGGTAGGGCATTAAGAAAGTATTTTGAGGACAATAATACAAGTATCAGAATCATTGATTTTGGTACACTTCAGATTTTTAAATCTAAAAGTACTTATACCTGTATTTGCTTTTTGGAGAAAGCAGAGCAACACTTTGTTGAATATTATAAATCGACTAAAAAAGAGTTACCAACCAATAGAGACCAATATAGCAGAATCAATTATCAAAATCTTGATGCAAAAAAAGGTTGGAATTTAAACGATAATGTGATTATCTCCCGAATTGAAGCAACAGGAACACCTTTCGGAGAAAAGTACAAAACAAGACACGGTATCGCTACATTGAAAAATGACATTTACATTTTTAAACCAGTAGCTGAAGATGATGATTATTTTTATCTTCAAAATGGAAGTCTATATCCAATTGAGAAAGGAATATGCAAAGATATTTTGAACTCAAATAAATTAAGTAGAGATATTAACTTTGATACAGTAATTGAAAAGGTTTTGTTTCCATATAATGACGAGGTAAAGCCGAAAGCACTCGATGAAGACTTTTTAAGAGAAAAGTTTCCAAGAGCTTTTGAGTATCTGCAGGTAAAAAAGAAAATTTTAGCAGGAAGAGATAAAGGTAAAGGTAAATATGAAAAATGGTTTGCCTTTGGAAGAACTCAGTCCTTGGAGAAAGTTGGGAACAAATTGTTTTTTCCGAAATTTTCAGATAAAATCCCAAGTTACTTAATCAGTAATGATGATGATTTGTTATTTTATAATGGACAAGCAATTATAGGTCATTCAGAAGAGGAAATGTTATTGGTAAAGAAGATTTTGGAATCGCGTTTGTTTTGGTATTATATAAAGACTACAAGTAAACCATATTCTTCGGATTATTATTCATTGAATGGTACATACATCAAGAATTTTGGTATTCCAGAATTTACTAATGATGATATTGATTTTCTAATCAATGAACCTAATCAGAATATAATTGATGCTTTCTTGGAGGATTATTATGATGTGCAATTAAACGAGGAATTGATTCCTGGATAA